In one Umezawaea sp. Da 62-37 genomic region, the following are encoded:
- a CDS encoding CoA transferase: MTSTGSSNPPATAATGPLSELLVVDLSRAVAGPHATMMLGDLGARVIKVEAPGTGDDARGWGPPFMTVEGHEHESTYFLSVNRNKESICLNLKDAADIEVLETLVRRADVLVENFRTGVMDRLGLGAARLHELNPRLVILSITGFGHDGPEGGRPGYDQIAQGESGLMSVTGPNPEDPQKLGTPICDLLSGMYGAYGVLAALHERAHTGRGQHVRTSLLAAAVGVHAFQGTRWTVAGEVGRAAGNHHPAIAPYGLFRCADGSVQIAVGTEAQWRKFCAGFGLDPTFPGLASNPERVARRDELIALVEKAFSTWNAADLLDRLNEVGVPAGKVRSLDEVYTWDQTRSQGLLVDVDHDSLGKITLPGPPLRFFEPSGTERTRTGHRAPPRLDQHGRTIRSWINDRPDLQATATGER, encoded by the coding sequence ATGACGTCCACAGGTTCTTCGAACCCACCCGCCACAGCCGCCACCGGTCCCCTCAGCGAGCTTCTCGTCGTGGACCTGAGCCGAGCCGTGGCCGGCCCCCACGCCACCATGATGCTCGGGGATCTCGGCGCCAGGGTGATCAAGGTAGAGGCACCGGGAACCGGTGACGACGCCCGTGGCTGGGGACCGCCGTTCATGACGGTCGAGGGCCACGAGCACGAGTCGACCTACTTCCTGTCGGTCAACCGGAACAAGGAGTCGATCTGCCTCAACCTGAAAGACGCCGCCGACATCGAGGTTCTCGAGACACTGGTGCGCCGTGCCGACGTTCTGGTCGAGAACTTCCGCACCGGCGTGATGGACCGGCTGGGACTTGGTGCGGCACGGCTGCATGAACTCAACCCGCGGCTGGTGATCCTGTCGATCACCGGCTTCGGCCACGACGGACCCGAGGGCGGCCGGCCAGGCTACGACCAGATCGCCCAAGGCGAGTCCGGGCTGATGTCGGTGACCGGCCCCAACCCGGAGGACCCGCAGAAGCTCGGCACCCCTATCTGCGACTTGCTCTCCGGCATGTACGGCGCCTACGGCGTTCTCGCCGCACTGCACGAACGCGCCCACACTGGTCGCGGTCAACACGTGCGCACCTCGTTGCTCGCCGCCGCCGTCGGCGTGCACGCGTTCCAAGGCACGCGCTGGACCGTTGCGGGCGAAGTGGGGCGAGCAGCCGGCAACCACCACCCTGCCATCGCCCCCTACGGCCTCTTCCGTTGCGCCGACGGCTCGGTTCAGATCGCGGTCGGCACCGAAGCCCAGTGGCGCAAATTCTGCGCCGGCTTCGGACTCGACCCCACTTTCCCTGGCCTCGCCTCGAACCCCGAACGGGTCGCCCGACGCGACGAGCTCATCGCTCTGGTGGAGAAGGCCTTCTCAACGTGGAACGCCGCCGACCTGCTCGACCGCTTGAACGAGGTCGGTGTCCCCGCCGGCAAGGTGCGCAGCCTCGACGAGGTGTACACCTGGGACCAGACGCGAAGCCAAGGCCTGCTTGTCGACGTCGACCACGACAGCCTGGGGAAGATCACCCTTCCCGGCCCACCATTGCGATTCTTCGAGCCATCCGGAACCGAACGAACTCGAACCGGTCATCGCGCGCCACCCCGCCTCGACCAGCACGGCCGCACCATCCGCTCCTGGATCAATGATCGACCGGACCTGCAGGCGACCGCGACAGGCGAACGCTGA
- a CDS encoding zinc-binding alcohol dehydrogenase family protein — protein MCWVIHDRWNSVSQREDRGVHAPVCGMTAYGGRRFEQAWDRDAVPAVIVDGPGAEPRLGSVAIPVRRPGTTVVAVVAAPLNPLDLAIASGTFHSVRHDAPYVPGSECVGTVLESDVYPPGSWVYAQCHASPAAPGTFVACVVVDDENLLLLREELDPVLGAAVGNSGTAAFMPLIERGGLRSGETVLVLGATGAVGQIAIQIAHRSGAGRVVGVGRDRAALQRVLSLGANAVVDLRADESADELAIRLLAAAGPVDVVLDGLYGRPLEAALQACGPRARVVNIGNAAGATAQVPAGLLRGKQLTMSGFAGLHIPLQEKRVALSWLWASLIRRELQLQVRTVSLEELPAAWRAQASSPHEKCVVVFDHTPCRASWPGL, from the coding sequence ATGTGCTGGGTCATCCATGACCGCTGGAACAGCGTGTCGCAGCGCGAGGATCGCGGCGTCCATGCTCCGGTGTGCGGTATGACCGCCTATGGAGGTCGGCGCTTCGAACAGGCCTGGGATCGCGATGCGGTACCGGCGGTGATCGTCGACGGTCCTGGTGCAGAGCCTCGACTGGGCTCGGTCGCCATACCGGTGCGCAGGCCTGGCACCACGGTGGTGGCCGTCGTCGCGGCGCCACTGAACCCACTCGATCTGGCCATCGCCTCCGGGACGTTTCACTCGGTCCGTCATGACGCCCCTTACGTCCCAGGTAGTGAGTGCGTAGGCACAGTGCTCGAATCCGACGTCTACCCGCCTGGTTCCTGGGTCTACGCTCAGTGCCACGCTTCGCCTGCCGCGCCTGGAACCTTCGTTGCCTGTGTTGTCGTAGACGACGAGAACCTGCTGCTACTGCGCGAAGAACTCGACCCGGTGCTCGGCGCGGCCGTCGGTAACTCCGGCACTGCGGCGTTCATGCCGCTCATCGAACGCGGTGGCCTGCGTTCGGGAGAAACGGTGCTGGTGCTGGGAGCCACCGGGGCGGTGGGGCAGATCGCGATCCAGATCGCGCACCGCAGCGGGGCAGGCCGCGTAGTCGGAGTCGGCCGCGACCGCGCGGCGTTGCAACGGGTGCTCAGCTTGGGGGCGAACGCGGTCGTCGATCTCCGCGCCGACGAGTCGGCCGACGAGCTGGCGATCCGGCTGCTCGCGGCTGCCGGACCGGTGGACGTGGTCCTCGACGGCCTTTACGGGCGACCTCTTGAGGCTGCGCTGCAGGCCTGCGGCCCACGGGCTCGTGTGGTCAACATCGGCAACGCCGCCGGTGCCACCGCGCAGGTGCCCGCCGGGCTCCTGCGCGGCAAGCAATTGACCATGTCAGGCTTCGCCGGCCTGCACATACCTCTTCAGGAAAAGCGAGTCGCACTGAGCTGGCTGTGGGCCTCCCTCATTCGCCGTGAGCTGCAACTCCAGGTGCGAACGGTTTCCCTGGAAGAACTACCGGCAGCGTGGCGTGCTCAGGCGAGTTCGCCGCACGAGAAATGCGTTGTCGTCTTCGATCACACCCCTTGCCGGGCTTCGTGGCCAGGGCTTTGA
- a CDS encoding beta-propeller fold lactonase family protein, with amino-acid sequence MRSLKPLPAMLLCTAITASALTVPVTTAHAGPPQGFAYVVNNLSNSVTTISVSTGGTATIAVGNGPTAVAISPDGAQAYVTNGRSNTVSVLDTESKRPVATVVVGARPSGVVFGPDGTRAYVTNFDSRTVSVIDTAQRRVIATIPTGTGPSGIAITPDGARVFVANNGSNNVTLISTGSNIKLADLSAGTRPTAVAVTPDGSKALVANNGSGDVAVFDVSSGTKIATITAGRGPSGIAITPDGTRAYVSNADSNDVTVLDASTDKVDSIDKITTVKVGAHPVGVAVSADGTKVYVPGNGSRKTSVIRTSDNDVTTSDVDSGPTAVATGRPQELSAIVSLGDSFISGVAGRWQGNGLRTGLLTDVHGTDRAVYACGDTPDSRCSSDPELVYGRFYNNADGCLRSYTSEIQSADIPVYRKINLACSGAQTENIIDQPLKGQAPQVDQLAALLPRYKVKMVVMTVGGNDLGFRDIITTCVEGFVLGAGPCEPSQTAGFNQALDDKAAYLDRAIVTVRSVMRAGGYPDGSYRFVLQSYPSPVPAGEDIRYPATFKQRFRVGGCPVYDSDATWVRRTVVPTISQWMKSGAHDRDVEFLDVANLFDGHEVCAKGAEQAGADNWHENPLLGNKAEWGRFLDGTTGLQQGDKDESVHPNYYGQRAMASCLTAVYDYDGGKHDHTCTNVPGKGAEHVELAHSH; translated from the coding sequence ATGCGTTCGTTGAAGCCACTCCCCGCGATGCTGTTATGCACGGCCATCACAGCCTCAGCGCTCACCGTCCCGGTCACCACAGCCCATGCCGGCCCTCCCCAGGGCTTCGCCTATGTGGTCAACAACCTGTCCAACAGCGTCACCACGATCAGCGTGTCCACCGGCGGGACCGCAACCATCGCGGTCGGCAACGGCCCCACGGCCGTCGCCATCTCACCGGACGGCGCACAGGCCTACGTCACCAACGGCCGGTCCAACACCGTGTCGGTCCTCGACACCGAGTCCAAGCGCCCAGTGGCGACGGTCGTCGTCGGCGCACGGCCCTCGGGCGTGGTGTTCGGCCCCGACGGCACCCGCGCCTACGTGACCAACTTCGACTCCCGCACCGTCTCCGTCATCGACACCGCCCAACGCAGGGTGATCGCCACCATCCCGACGGGCACCGGCCCCTCCGGCATCGCCATCACCCCGGACGGCGCACGAGTGTTCGTGGCCAACAACGGTTCCAACAACGTCACCCTGATCAGCACCGGCAGCAACATCAAGTTGGCCGATCTCTCCGCGGGCACCCGCCCGACCGCCGTGGCCGTCACCCCGGACGGCAGCAAGGCGCTGGTCGCCAACAACGGGTCCGGCGACGTCGCTGTATTCGACGTCAGCAGTGGCACCAAGATCGCAACCATCACCGCCGGACGCGGCCCCTCCGGCATCGCGATCACCCCCGACGGCACCCGAGCCTACGTGTCCAACGCGGATTCCAACGATGTGACGGTGCTGGACGCCAGTACCGACAAGGTCGACTCGATCGACAAGATCACCACCGTGAAGGTCGGCGCGCACCCGGTCGGCGTCGCCGTGAGTGCCGACGGCACCAAGGTCTACGTGCCCGGCAACGGCAGCCGGAAGACCTCCGTGATCCGCACGTCCGACAACGACGTCACCACCTCGGACGTGGACAGCGGCCCGACGGCGGTGGCCACCGGACGACCGCAGGAGCTCAGCGCGATCGTCTCGCTGGGCGACAGCTTCATCTCCGGCGTCGCGGGTCGCTGGCAGGGCAACGGCCTGCGCACCGGGCTTCTGACCGACGTGCACGGCACCGACCGAGCCGTCTACGCCTGTGGCGACACTCCCGACTCCCGGTGCAGCTCCGATCCCGAACTGGTCTACGGCAGGTTCTACAACAACGCCGACGGCTGCCTGCGCTCCTACACCTCGGAGATCCAGAGCGCCGACATCCCCGTCTACCGCAAGATCAACCTGGCTTGTTCGGGCGCCCAGACGGAGAACATCATCGATCAGCCACTCAAGGGCCAAGCACCGCAGGTCGACCAGCTCGCCGCCCTGCTGCCGCGCTACAAGGTCAAGATGGTCGTGATGACGGTCGGTGGCAATGACCTCGGCTTCCGCGACATCATCACCACCTGCGTCGAAGGGTTCGTCCTCGGCGCGGGCCCGTGCGAGCCCAGCCAAACGGCCGGCTTCAACCAGGCTCTTGATGACAAGGCCGCCTATCTCGACAGAGCCATCGTCACAGTGCGGTCGGTGATGCGCGCCGGCGGTTACCCGGACGGCTCCTACCGGTTCGTGCTGCAGTCCTACCCCTCACCCGTGCCCGCAGGCGAGGACATCCGCTACCCGGCGACCTTCAAGCAGCGATTCCGCGTCGGCGGGTGCCCGGTGTACGACTCGGATGCCACATGGGTACGCCGGACCGTGGTGCCCACGATCAGCCAGTGGATGAAGTCCGGCGCTCACGACCGCGACGTGGAATTCCTCGACGTCGCGAACCTCTTCGACGGCCACGAGGTGTGCGCCAAGGGCGCCGAGCAGGCAGGTGCCGACAACTGGCACGAAAACCCCCTGCTGGGCAACAAAGCCGAGTGGGGCCGGTTCCTCGACGGCACGACCGGCCTGCAGCAAGGCGACAAGGACGAGTCCGTGCACCCGAACTACTACGGCCAACGCGCGATGGCGTCCTGTCTGACCGCCGTCTACGACTACGACGGGGGCAAGCACGACCACACGTGCACCAATGTGCCGGGCAAGGGCGCCGAACACGTCGAACTGGCCCACTCCCACTGA
- a CDS encoding ISAs1 family transposase, whose protein sequence is MVNNTTCCAPCRRCPIHVTRGIRYPVSALLTVAVCAVLTGASSFPAITDWLHDLDNHTRDRLRFDRIPAATTMWRLLTRLDADQLTGVLDSWLHNRTTPPSPVQQQYRRVIAMDGRTLRGARRDDGRQVHLLSALDTSTGIVLAQVTIDAKSNEIPAFDPMLDAVGHLLGTLAGILFVADAPHTQTGHAEKVAARGTHLMTTVKGNQPTLLAQLTTLPWPRIPAGHHTRDRGHGRSETRTIKAATLNTPGGIAIPHARQAVRITRTRTTITTGKTSREPPIPPCPCPPAKPCLPTCKPEHTGNGSSRTRSITSAI, encoded by the coding sequence ATGGTGAACAACACCACTTGCTGCGCGCCTTGTCGAAGGTGCCCGATCCACGTGACCCGCGGAATCCGTTACCCAGTGTCGGCACTACTGACCGTCGCCGTCTGCGCGGTCCTGACCGGGGCATCGTCGTTCCCGGCGATCACCGACTGGCTGCACGATCTCGACAACCACACCCGTGACCGACTCCGCTTCGACCGGATACCCGCCGCAACAACGATGTGGCGGCTACTGACACGCCTGGACGCCGATCAACTGACCGGCGTCCTCGACAGCTGGCTGCACAACCGCACCACCCCGCCAAGCCCGGTCCAGCAGCAGTACCGCCGGGTCATCGCCATGGACGGGAGAACCCTACGCGGAGCCCGACGCGACGACGGCCGTCAAGTCCATCTGCTCTCCGCGCTGGACACCAGCACCGGCATCGTCCTGGCCCAGGTCACGATCGACGCGAAATCCAACGAGATCCCCGCCTTCGACCCGATGCTCGACGCCGTCGGGCACCTCCTGGGAACCCTGGCCGGGATCCTGTTCGTCGCCGACGCCCCGCACACCCAGACCGGTCACGCCGAGAAGGTCGCCGCCCGCGGCACCCACCTGATGACCACGGTCAAAGGAAACCAGCCCACACTGCTCGCCCAGCTCACAACTCTGCCCTGGCCGCGGATCCCCGCCGGGCACCACACCCGCGACCGCGGTCACGGCCGATCCGAGACCCGCACGATCAAGGCCGCCACCCTCAACACACCCGGCGGCATCGCGATCCCGCATGCTCGTCAGGCCGTCCGGATCACCCGGACCCGCACCACCATCACCACCGGCAAGACCAGCCGTGAACCACCTATCCCACCGTGTCCCTGCCCACCGGCCAAGCCCTGCCTGCCGACCTGCAAACCTGAGCACACCGGGAATGGCTCATCGAGAACCAGGTCCATCACGTCCGCGATATGA
- a CDS encoding flavin reductase, translating to MSESIDPQHFRHVLGHFPTGVAAVTSCDDTGAPVGMTVGSFVSVSLSPPLVAFLPGKQSRTSAQILQNGRFCINVLGAHQESASRAFATGGDRKFDGLDWTLSSSDLPRLDSAVAWIECTVDAVHDAGDHDIVVGRVTSLDAAAPSLPLLFFQGGYGRFSPLSLAAAGEPDLIEHLKLVDLARPVMEEVAAANDVECLASSTVGDEIVLLATAGTPAGGRTYSRVGQRLPHIPPLGTALVAWSEKATKAWMARAQASSSLCWEHDPRQLVDRVRARGWSVATWSDTLRKLESSVDETTVRGLTPHGRQAIRHLVGQLGSEHEPDDLHDPSRRYSIRSVSVPVFDARNHVVMQLTVDGLPPDAGPADVGRYVTHLKNAAQRVSHALPSTEQVPPAATVERNRR from the coding sequence ATGTCCGAATCCATCGATCCGCAGCACTTCCGCCATGTGCTGGGCCACTTTCCCACAGGCGTCGCCGCGGTGACCTCGTGTGACGACACCGGGGCCCCGGTGGGAATGACGGTCGGGTCCTTCGTCTCCGTCTCCCTGTCACCTCCGCTGGTGGCGTTCCTGCCAGGAAAGCAGTCACGCACGTCCGCGCAGATCCTGCAGAACGGACGGTTCTGCATCAACGTGCTGGGAGCACATCAGGAGTCGGCTTCCCGCGCGTTCGCCACCGGAGGCGACCGCAAGTTCGACGGTCTGGACTGGACGCTGTCATCCAGCGACCTGCCGCGCCTGGATAGCGCCGTCGCGTGGATCGAATGCACCGTGGACGCGGTCCACGACGCCGGCGACCACGACATCGTCGTCGGTCGTGTCACATCGCTCGACGCGGCGGCACCGTCGTTGCCTCTGCTGTTCTTCCAGGGCGGCTACGGACGATTCTCCCCGCTGTCACTGGCGGCCGCAGGGGAACCCGACCTCATCGAGCACCTCAAGCTGGTCGACCTCGCGCGGCCGGTCATGGAAGAGGTGGCCGCGGCCAACGACGTGGAGTGTCTGGCCTCCAGCACAGTCGGTGACGAGATCGTCCTGCTGGCCACCGCAGGCACACCCGCCGGTGGACGCACCTACAGCCGGGTCGGTCAGCGGTTGCCGCACATTCCACCGCTGGGGACCGCGCTCGTGGCGTGGTCCGAGAAGGCCACAAAGGCCTGGATGGCACGAGCACAAGCATCGTCGTCGTTGTGCTGGGAACACGACCCCCGGCAACTGGTCGATCGGGTACGTGCGCGTGGCTGGTCCGTCGCGACATGGAGCGACACCCTACGCAAACTGGAGTCCAGTGTGGACGAGACCACGGTGAGAGGACTGACTCCGCACGGACGCCAAGCGATCCGGCACCTGGTCGGGCAACTCGGCAGCGAGCACGAGCCCGACGACCTGCACGACCCGAGTCGGCGGTACAGCATCCGCAGCGTGTCCGTTCCCGTGTTCGATGCGCGGAACCACGTCGTCATGCAGCTGACGGTCGATGGGTTGCCGCCCGACGCCGGCCCCGCCGACGTCGGGCGATACGTCACGCACCTCAAGAACGCAGCCCAGCGCGTGTCACACGCGCTGCCCAGCACCGAGCAAGTACCACCGGCTGCAACGGTGGAAAGGAACCGTCGATGA
- a CDS encoding acyl-CoA dehydrogenase family protein yields MATPGTTQVDRPRAQDILAHIAEMTPWLREHQTETEQQRRIPQETVERLDKIGIFSLTTPTRYGGADFTTRETHDIFRTLAAGCGATAWVVWAAAGGNLWSCAFPEDVIAPVYESPWVGNRTFALGGTSRRMSGTARKVDGGWMINGVWPFATGSVHASHGYLAVFYDETDDSKVGMALVAKDQLLARDDWDAMGLAGTGSQTVATDGELFVPDEQFSTPARLAAQIDELTKQGLGPARGGIVRSLICGAGLALGMADQAMEVFLGNIGRRSLPYSPYARQLDAPVAHHTVGRAYAQIRAAGRVADAAVAELDRHQAEATDPSELEALRLHTDAAYIWDACSAAVETLFRASGASVIVKRNPLQLITRNCLAGSTHAANHLDTWLENIGRTLCGADAAPLFTSVLERPKV; encoded by the coding sequence ATGGCTACCCCCGGCACCACACAGGTAGACCGCCCGCGAGCTCAGGACATCCTCGCCCACATCGCGGAGATGACACCCTGGTTGCGCGAGCACCAGACCGAGACCGAACAACAGCGTCGCATTCCGCAGGAGACCGTCGAGCGTCTCGACAAGATCGGGATCTTCAGTCTGACCACGCCGACGCGCTACGGCGGCGCCGACTTCACCACCCGCGAAACGCACGATATCTTCCGGACGCTCGCCGCCGGCTGTGGCGCTACCGCCTGGGTGGTCTGGGCCGCGGCGGGCGGGAACCTGTGGAGCTGCGCCTTCCCCGAGGACGTCATCGCGCCGGTGTACGAGTCACCGTGGGTCGGGAACCGGACGTTCGCCCTCGGCGGCACAAGCCGGCGCATGTCCGGCACCGCGCGGAAGGTCGACGGCGGCTGGATGATCAACGGCGTCTGGCCCTTCGCCACCGGCAGCGTCCACGCCTCACACGGCTACCTCGCGGTCTTCTACGACGAGACCGACGACTCCAAGGTGGGCATGGCGCTCGTCGCCAAGGACCAGCTCCTAGCGCGGGACGACTGGGACGCGATGGGCTTGGCCGGCACCGGCAGCCAGACCGTGGCGACCGACGGTGAACTGTTCGTCCCCGACGAACAGTTCAGCACTCCTGCGCGACTCGCGGCGCAGATCGACGAACTCACCAAGCAGGGACTCGGCCCGGCACGCGGCGGAATCGTCCGCTCGCTCATCTGCGGTGCGGGACTCGCGCTCGGCATGGCCGACCAGGCGATGGAGGTCTTCCTCGGCAACATCGGCAGGCGCAGCCTGCCCTACTCGCCCTATGCCAGGCAGCTCGACGCACCGGTCGCCCATCACACCGTGGGTCGCGCTTACGCCCAGATCCGGGCCGCGGGTCGCGTCGCCGACGCGGCGGTCGCCGAGCTCGACCGCCACCAGGCCGAGGCCACGGATCCCTCGGAACTGGAGGCGCTGCGGCTGCACACCGACGCGGCCTACATCTGGGACGCCTGCAGTGCCGCGGTCGAGACGCTGTTCCGGGCCTCCGGGGCATCGGTGATCGTCAAGCGCAACCCGCTGCAGTTGATCACCCGCAACTGCCTGGCCGGCAGCACGCACGCCGCCAACCACCTCGACACCTGGCTGGAGAACATCGGCCGGACGCTGTGCGGCGCCGACGCGGCACCGCTGTTCACCAGCGTCCTGGAACGCCCGAAGGTCTGA
- a CDS encoding DUF3500 domain-containing protein: MPEDFRDYVMPLHAEKIAGIGELDAYQWVERHLQQDTFRSAVDAWTGRFAATSFRGITTDGTIDRALFPRRREDAPTAEMVAAAGLLLGTLDDRQRSAVRHPLDSRVWRAWMNPELYVNRFGLRLDEVSGTVREAVLGLIRASLSEAGFDKVRKCMWTNDFLGRLVHGPRVMNEFSYNFNLFGEPSEITPWGWSLYGHHVCVNVMVVGTQMVASPVFLGAEPNIIDEGPHAGTRLFGTPDELALELLHGLPKNVRDAVVLYPDKRHSNIPPGREVFGDELHLAGMFQDNRVIPYEGGRAADFPTDSRELLLRLAGNFVDHLPPGPYRARLDDIRAHLDDTWLCWIGGSKPDSPFYLRIQSPVILIEYEHHAGIMLTNTNPAKFHTHTIMRTPNGNDYGAALVAQEIGQQLTFTQQS; this comes from the coding sequence ATGCCGGAAGATTTCCGCGACTATGTGATGCCGCTGCATGCCGAGAAGATCGCCGGTATAGGCGAACTCGATGCCTACCAGTGGGTGGAAAGGCACCTTCAGCAGGATACCTTCCGCAGCGCTGTCGACGCCTGGACCGGCCGGTTCGCCGCCACGTCATTCCGGGGCATCACCACCGACGGAACCATTGACCGGGCATTGTTCCCACGCCGACGCGAAGATGCGCCGACCGCAGAGATGGTGGCCGCGGCGGGACTATTGCTCGGCACGCTCGATGACCGGCAACGCAGCGCCGTGCGGCACCCGTTGGACAGCCGCGTCTGGCGGGCGTGGATGAACCCCGAGCTCTACGTCAACCGCTTCGGCCTGCGCCTGGACGAGGTCTCCGGCACCGTGCGAGAAGCGGTGCTGGGACTCATCCGAGCAAGCCTGAGCGAGGCAGGGTTCGACAAGGTCCGCAAGTGCATGTGGACCAACGACTTCCTCGGCCGACTGGTACACGGGCCCCGCGTCATGAACGAGTTCAGCTACAACTTCAACCTCTTCGGGGAACCAAGCGAAATCACCCCCTGGGGATGGTCACTGTACGGACACCACGTCTGCGTCAACGTCATGGTGGTCGGCACGCAGATGGTCGCAAGCCCTGTCTTCCTCGGTGCCGAACCGAACATCATCGACGAGGGCCCGCACGCTGGAACCAGGTTGTTCGGCACGCCGGACGAACTGGCCTTGGAGCTGCTGCACGGATTGCCGAAAAACGTCCGTGATGCCGTCGTGCTCTACCCGGACAAGCGTCACTCCAACATCCCACCCGGACGGGAAGTCTTCGGCGACGAACTGCACCTCGCCGGCATGTTCCAGGACAACCGCGTCATCCCATATGAGGGCGGCCGTGCCGCCGACTTCCCGACAGACAGCCGCGAACTGCTCCTCCGGCTCGCCGGCAACTTCGTCGACCACCTGCCTCCCGGGCCCTACCGGGCACGGCTCGACGACATCCGCGCACACCTGGACGACACGTGGCTGTGCTGGATCGGCGGATCGAAGCCCGACAGTCCATTCTACCTCCGCATCCAAAGCCCAGTGATCCTCATCGAGTACGAGCACCACGCCGGAATCATGCTGACCAACACGAACCCGGCCAAGTTCCACACCCACACGATCATGCGCACGCCCAACGGCAACGATTACGGGGCCGCGCTGGTCGCACAGGAGATCGGACAACAGCTCACCTTCACCCAGCAATCCTGA
- a CDS encoding DUF3159 domain-containing protein, with product MSSTQERHERGKRTLLDQMGGPLGFVYSTVPVIVFVAADTFLSLPLTIGIALGTGLALSAFRLLCKERFVSAIGSLAGVAVAVGIVAWTGSARDFFVLGIWASLIGFVLTFGSVLARRPLTGVVWNVMHGGEHPWRSDRTLLRAHDVATLVAAVVLGTRFAVQQWLYLAESTGVLGIARVAMGTPLTVLAGLVVVWAFHRTTKRLHGTAASSSQGAR from the coding sequence ATGAGCTCCACCCAGGAGCGTCATGAACGCGGAAAGCGGACTCTGCTCGACCAGATGGGCGGCCCGCTGGGCTTCGTCTACTCCACCGTCCCGGTAATCGTGTTCGTAGCGGCCGACACCTTCCTGTCCCTGCCGCTTACGATCGGCATCGCACTCGGGACCGGCTTGGCGCTGTCCGCGTTTCGTCTCCTGTGCAAGGAACGCTTCGTCTCCGCGATCGGCAGCCTGGCCGGAGTGGCGGTAGCCGTGGGCATCGTGGCCTGGACCGGCTCCGCGCGCGACTTCTTCGTACTCGGGATCTGGGCCTCGCTGATCGGGTTCGTCCTGACCTTCGGTTCAGTGCTGGCCCGCCGCCCACTGACCGGTGTCGTCTGGAACGTCATGCACGGCGGCGAGCACCCTTGGCGCTCCGACCGCACCCTACTGCGCGCGCACGACGTGGCCACCCTCGTCGCAGCTGTGGTCCTCGGTACGCGGTTCGCCGTCCAACAGTGGCTTTACCTCGCCGAGAGCACCGGGGTGCTGGGCATCGCGCGTGTCGCCATGGGTACTCCGCTGACCGTGCTGGCCGGGCTCGTCGTGGTGTGGGCGTTCCATCGGACCACGAAACGGCTACACGGTACGGCTGCTTCGTCGAGCCAGGGTGCTCGCTGA
- a CDS encoding MerR family transcriptional regulator, with the protein MSWSTREIAELAGLSLRAVRHYHEVGLLAEPDRQANGYKQYGVSHLVRLLRIKRLVDLGFSLNRIAETVDEEQHPGLALRTLDAELAATIERLQRARLELAALIDQGAPTDLPVELTPGAQTSLSEADRSFVLVMTRLMDGERLQAYGELLRNLSPHPTNREFEKLPADADVDVRQDLAERMVPYLRQLRRDHPALPDLFVNAPKGEKFVRETVETVLLELYNPAQLDVLHRTQTIMSVLDQPGQDAH; encoded by the coding sequence ATGAGCTGGAGCACCCGCGAGATCGCCGAATTGGCCGGCCTCAGTTTGCGGGCGGTGCGGCACTACCACGAGGTCGGTCTCCTGGCCGAGCCCGATCGGCAGGCCAATGGTTACAAGCAGTACGGCGTGTCGCATCTGGTCCGCCTACTGAGGATCAAGCGCTTGGTCGATCTGGGCTTCTCGCTGAACCGAATCGCCGAAACGGTCGACGAGGAGCAGCATCCTGGGCTGGCGCTGCGCACGCTCGACGCGGAACTGGCCGCGACCATCGAGCGGCTGCAGCGGGCCCGACTCGAACTTGCGGCCCTGATCGACCAAGGTGCCCCGACTGACCTGCCCGTGGAACTCACTCCCGGTGCGCAAACGTCCTTGTCGGAGGCCGACCGGTCGTTCGTGCTGGTGATGACGCGACTGATGGACGGCGAGCGACTTCAGGCCTACGGCGAGCTCCTGCGCAACCTGTCTCCTCACCCGACCAATCGGGAGTTCGAGAAGTTGCCCGCCGACGCCGATGTGGACGTCCGACAGGACCTCGCAGAGCGAATGGTGCCCTACCTGCGTCAGCTCCGCAGGGATCACCCGGCCCTGCCCGATCTTTTCGTCAACGCCCCCAAGGGCGAGAAATTTGTCCGGGAGACCGTGGAAACGGTCCTGCTGGAGTTGTACAACCCGGCGCAGCTGGATGTTCTGCACCGCACCCAGACGATCATGAGCGTTCTCGACCAGCCGGGACAGGACGCGCATTGA